A window of uncultured Litoreibacter sp. contains these coding sequences:
- a CDS encoding MFS transporter has product MTDIPLKKRVRGWMMFDWASQPYNTSLLTFVFGPYFAAVVAKQLMDGGLIESAAKAQAQSTWGWALTISGLLIAALAPVMGAVADSSGRRLPFIWVFSALYVVGACGVWLAAPNVMNVALVLGLFIIGLIGMEFATIFTNAMLPDLGPREEIGKLSGTGFSIGYVGGLVSLVLILCLLAENEQGKTLIGIQPILGLDPELREGTRSVGTFTALWYMIFMIPFFLWVREPGPHKPFPKNVVRKSFSDLKVTLSKLPKSPSLTAYLGSSMLYRDALNGMYTFGGVYAVLVLDWTVVDVGVFGILAIIAGAISAFLGGRADSRFGPKPVIVSCIVALMLAAIGIVSISKESIFGVMVSMEDVLGPFSTSDLAFYFCGCVVGAAGGTLQAASRTMLVLQANPERMTEAFGLYALAGKATSFLAPMLIAIVTTVSESQRIGVSPVIVLFLLGLILLLWVKPEGEDEEVWASAT; this is encoded by the coding sequence ATGACGGATATTCCGTTAAAGAAGCGCGTGCGCGGCTGGATGATGTTCGACTGGGCCAGCCAGCCGTATAATACGTCATTGCTCACATTTGTTTTCGGGCCATATTTTGCTGCGGTTGTTGCGAAACAGCTGATGGACGGCGGCCTAATCGAGAGCGCAGCAAAGGCCCAGGCCCAGTCAACATGGGGCTGGGCGCTTACAATTTCAGGTCTGTTGATTGCCGCGTTGGCTCCGGTAATGGGGGCTGTCGCGGATAGCTCAGGCCGGCGGCTTCCGTTTATCTGGGTATTCTCAGCTCTGTATGTCGTTGGGGCGTGTGGAGTTTGGTTGGCTGCGCCCAATGTCATGAACGTCGCATTGGTGCTGGGCCTCTTCATTATCGGTCTGATTGGCATGGAGTTCGCCACAATTTTTACCAACGCCATGTTGCCTGATTTGGGGCCACGCGAGGAAATTGGAAAACTGTCCGGCACCGGGTTTTCGATTGGTTACGTGGGCGGTTTGGTGTCTCTCGTGTTGATCCTCTGTCTGCTTGCTGAGAATGAGCAGGGAAAGACGCTGATCGGAATTCAGCCAATACTTGGCCTTGATCCGGAATTGCGTGAAGGGACCAGATCTGTAGGGACGTTCACCGCGCTTTGGTACATGATCTTCATGATCCCATTTTTTCTTTGGGTGCGTGAGCCGGGGCCGCACAAACCGTTCCCCAAGAACGTAGTGCGAAAGAGCTTTTCAGACCTGAAAGTCACACTATCGAAGCTTCCGAAGAGCCCGAGCCTCACCGCCTATCTTGGTTCATCGATGCTATATCGGGATGCTTTGAACGGCATGTACACTTTTGGTGGTGTCTACGCGGTGCTCGTTCTGGATTGGACTGTGGTCGATGTTGGGGTCTTCGGTATCTTGGCAATTATTGCGGGCGCGATTTCCGCCTTTTTGGGAGGCCGTGCAGACAGCCGGTTTGGTCCGAAGCCTGTGATCGTCTCCTGCATTGTCGCGCTGATGTTGGCGGCAATTGGGATTGTGTCCATTTCGAAAGAGTCGATCTTCGGCGTCATGGTGTCGATGGAGGATGTGCTTGGGCCTTTCTCGACCTCGGACTTGGCATTTTATTTCTGCGGCTGCGTTGTCGGCGCGGCTGGAGGCACGCTGCAGGCAGCGTCGCGCACCATGTTGGTGTTGCAAGCCAACCCCGAGCGCATGACGGAAGCCTTTGGGCTTTATGCGCTTGCGGGCAAGGCCACATCTTTTCTTGCGCCGATGCTGATTGCGATTGTGACAACTGTTTCAGAAAGTCAGCGGATTGGCGTAAGTCCCGTGATCGTGCTCTTCCTTTTGGGACTCATCCTGCTACTCTGGGTGAAACCTGAAGGAGAGGATGAAGAGGTATGGGCTTCCGCCACTTAA
- the msrA gene encoding peptide-methionine (S)-S-oxide reductase MsrA, translated as MLKPVFLAAAFAMLAGGAYAETKTITVAGGCFWCVESDFESVPGVKGAVSGFAGGKLANPTYKQVTKGGTGHYEAVQITYDNAKLPLGKLYDMFFRSVDPTDAGGQFCDRGASYRTALFVSNGAEQQAAEAAKARAEAELGQKIVTPILRAGPFYAADAGHQDYYKSNDKVLTRFGLVSKAKAYKKYRNACGRDQRVKQLWGSAAPFAS; from the coding sequence ATGCTGAAACCCGTTTTCCTTGCCGCCGCTTTCGCCATGCTGGCGGGCGGCGCCTATGCTGAGACCAAGACCATCACCGTTGCGGGGGGCTGTTTCTGGTGCGTGGAATCGGATTTTGAAAGTGTGCCGGGCGTTAAAGGTGCTGTTTCGGGATTTGCGGGCGGCAAGCTGGCCAACCCGACCTACAAGCAGGTGACCAAAGGCGGGACCGGCCACTACGAGGCGGTGCAGATCACCTACGACAACGCCAAGCTGCCGCTGGGCAAGCTTTATGACATGTTCTTCCGTTCGGTCGACCCGACGGATGCGGGCGGGCAGTTCTGCGATCGCGGCGCCAGCTACCGCACCGCGCTGTTTGTCAGCAACGGGGCGGAGCAGCAGGCCGCCGAAGCCGCCAAAGCGCGCGCCGAGGCGGAGCTGGGTCAGAAGATCGTCACGCCGATTTTGCGGGCCGGGCCGTTTTACGCCGCCGATGCGGGGCATCAGGACTACTACAAGAGCAACGACAAGGTGCTGACCCGTTTCGGGTTGGTGTCCAAGGCCAAGGCCTACAAGAAATACCGCAACGCCTGCGGCCGCGACCAGCGGGTCAAGCAGCTTTGGGGCAGCGCCGCGCCGTTTGCGTCTTAG
- a CDS encoding acyl-CoA thioesterase, with translation MYPVIRLIKEFVKFRNAPDLGLTDTHVSTHRCWPWDIDLWMELNNGRTLTLYDLSRLPLAKRAGLIRALNDNKWGLTMAGASVRYRRRVRMFQKVEIRSRAVCWDDKFLYLEQSMWSKGEATSHILYRAAVTDKNGIVPTAKIVEAVAPGAETPDVPNWIAAWIDAEARRPWPPF, from the coding sequence ATGTACCCTGTCATCCGCCTGATCAAAGAATTCGTAAAATTCCGCAATGCCCCCGATTTGGGGCTGACGGACACGCATGTGTCGACCCATCGCTGCTGGCCGTGGGACATTGACCTGTGGATGGAGCTGAACAACGGCCGCACCCTGACCTTGTACGACCTGTCCCGCCTGCCGCTCGCTAAACGCGCGGGGCTGATCCGCGCATTGAACGACAACAAATGGGGGCTGACCATGGCGGGCGCGTCGGTGCGGTATCGCCGCCGCGTGCGGATGTTTCAGAAGGTCGAAATCCGGTCGCGCGCCGTCTGCTGGGATGACAAATTTCTGTATCTGGAGCAATCCATGTGGAGCAAGGGGGAGGCGACCTCGCATATCCTCTATCGTGCAGCGGTGACGGACAAAAACGGCATCGTGCCAACTGCGAAAATTGTGGAGGCCGTGGCACCTGGTGCCGAAACGCCAGATGTTCCCAACTGGATCGCGGCATGGATCGACGCCGAGGCGCGGCGCCCATGGCCGCCATTCTAA
- a CDS encoding YggT family protein: MTSLFQILLLLIGVVRTVIIIHFIMSWLISFNVVNLRQPIVAQLWFGLQRLLEPIYGPIRRFVPNIGGMDLSPLVALLGVYAIEIILHNNASFFL, translated from the coding sequence ATGACGTCCCTGTTTCAAATCCTGCTATTGCTGATCGGCGTGGTGCGCACCGTCATTATCATCCACTTCATCATGAGCTGGTTGATCAGCTTCAACGTGGTGAACCTGCGCCAACCCATCGTGGCGCAGCTATGGTTTGGTCTGCAGAGGTTGCTGGAGCCGATCTACGGCCCCATTCGCCGTTTTGTGCCGAACATCGGTGGCATGGATCTCAGCCCGCTGGTGGCATTGCTGGGCGTCTACGCGATCGAGATCATCCTGCACAACAACGCCAGCTTCTTCCTCTAA